In Humulus lupulus chromosome 6, drHumLupu1.1, whole genome shotgun sequence, a single genomic region encodes these proteins:
- the LOC133783647 gene encoding malate synthase, glyoxysomal-like produces MEKNPSNDIKIGALVAKIQLDALSPSWENLMRGHINLKDAVNGTISFHDKARNRVYKLNDQTAKLFVRPRGWHLLQAHILIDGEPATGCLIDFGLYFFHNYTAFRCGQGTGFGPFFYLPRMEHSREAKIWNCVFGRAEKMAGIEKGSVRATALIETLPVAFQMDEILYELRDHSVGLNCGRWDYIFS; encoded by the exons atggagaaaaacCCCTCAAACGACATCAAAATCGGAGCTCTGGTGGCTAAAATCCAACTGG ATGCACTCTCACCAAGCTGGGAAAACCTAATGAGAGGCCATATTAATCTAAAGGATGCTGTGAATGGCACCATAAGCTTCCATGACAAGGCCAGGAACAGAGTTTACAAGCTCAATGACCAAACTGCCAAGCTTTTTGTTCGCCCAAGAGGCTGGCACTTACTACAGGCACACATCCTCATCGATGGTGAGCCTGCCACTGGTTGCCTTATCGACTTTGGCCTCTACTTCTTCCACAACTACACCGCCTTTCGCTGTGGCCAAGGCACCGGGTTCGGTCCATTCTTCTACCTCCCAAGAATGGAGCATTCAAG GGAGGCAAAGATATGGAACTGTGTGTTTGGGAGGGCTGAGAAGATGGCAGGGATTGAAAAAGGAAGCGTTAGAGCAACTGCTCTGATTGAGACACTTCCGGTTGCATTTCAAATGGATGAGATACTCTATGAGTTGAGGGATCACtctgttgggttgaactgtgggAGATGGGATTACATTTTCAGCTAG